aaataaacagagAGAACCCCAAAGCAAACTGCATGTTTTATATTAATACATGTAAAGAAAGTATTTGAATTTGATTCCTTGCGTAGAAAAGATAATATTTCAAAAAGAGGCTCAATAGACCCGAATCAGTTGATGTTCAATAGGAGTCCAAGAGAAAAATTCAAGGATTTAGGAAACATTCACATTGTATCACATACAATCTTGTATCAGCTTCTACACATTCAAATGCCACATGGATGCGTTAATAGTAAAATTAGAGGCATTCTAGCTAATTGACCATCAATAAATGAGGGATTATTTCCCAGCCCCACCCCCTTCCCATAACCACCCCAATTAAACCTCACAGAAACTAAGTGCAAGAAGATACAGATCAAAGAGTCTGAGCTAGGGAAAAATATTGGGAGCTGATGAACTAGGGCCACACAAGTCATCCTTAATCATTTTCAAGCAACTTCAAGTATCTTAACACCATTCACAGGCGTGCCTTAAATAATCTCCCCAAGAGGAAACGTACATTAATTCAAATGCAAGAATCAGTGTCATTAACAAAGCAATAATTAATAATCTTGATGAGAAAACAAACTTTAATTTCAAGCTATATAAGTTCCCACTCATAATTCTCACCAAAGTTCCAGATTTTTCTCTCACAGCTCTACCTGCAGCTTCTTTTGTTGAAAAGCGCACAAAGCAAAATCCCTGCAAAATCCGAAGATAGCGACATACAGTGAAATAACTTCTTGGTCTTATTTCAGTACCTTTTCTTAGTTGGGTTGAAGAAAATGGCATGCAGCACTAAAATAAACATCTTCAGGGAAGCAAATAAATGTATAGCTGAGAGTGACCTTCAAATTGCCATTCTGATCCTTTATCAACCGAATTTCCACAATTTCACCGCAGACAGAAAATTCCTGTGAAATCAGAAGTTGGTCCAGAGAGAGTTCAGATAATGCAACTCGAACCTTATAGAGTTGTTTTTATCAGTTACAGAACATACAAGGAAGAAGATAACTAGATGGTTCTAAACTAAAAGTGGATATTATAGTTTCGATATTTAATAAAAAGAACCCTGTCCCTAGTTAACATGCATCAGCACAGACAGATTCTCTGCTAAGAAATTATGCATAATTTGAATGAAAATTCACATGCTGATGCAAATTTATCCTAGCTCTTGTTCAATATAAAATAGCCTCTTTCAATAATGTGAGTCATGGAAAAGCTGCAAGTTCTACTAGAACTAGACACTCACACCATGTTGTCAACTTGGTTTCATAAAAATAGGGACTTTTATGATGTCAAACATTAAATGATTTTGTCGACTTAGCAGGTTTGAAAGGCCAACTTTAACGCAATGAATTTCCTTTCTACATGTGACTCAGATATTTAAACCAAAGACAAAATCACAATTCTTAATTACTTTAGCAAATCTAAATGATCTGTTAGATAATTTTGGGTCAACAAATCATTGCCAATTACAGACCTGTTCCCCCTCCACGGTAAGCCATCACCTATCGCTTAAATTTAGATAAAAGGGAAGCAGCTAAGATAGACAATCGAGTACCGAAAAGATTGTCCGccaatataaattcaacattttccCTGACTTTATTACTCTACCTAACATCCATATTTTGTGCTTTTACATCTTTTAGGTTACATAAGAATACAAACTAGCAATCTTCTGTATCTAATTGTTCAAGATGAAGTAGAAATCAGACCTGGCGGATTTTGTCTTCAGAAATGGTACGGGGCAAACCACCAACGAAAACTTCAGTTCCTTTTATTGCATGCTCTTCTCACATGAAAACGTTGTATGTTACCAGGTGAACGTTGTATGTTACCAGGCGAAAACAAAATATGTGCAATATATCTAACAAGCTATTTCtagaaaatttataaataatggTGGATCTAGAGAGAATAATCATCAATCATACGACCAATTTTCAACAACTCATACAACTATAATATACTTAATTGCTTCAAAATAGAATGTTGTATGTTACCatactaaaagattttgatggGGAGGAAACTTACTATGATCAATCTCGGATGGCTGTGTCATCTGCagttgagttgagagaaaagaGATAGCTAGTTAATTATGATAAACCAATAACTGGAATCTTCAAACAAacaatcatatcagattctccCGACTTGGCCACGATATAGGATTAGGAATTTGAGCCACATCATCTTCCTTAAcccaaaaaaattgaaatgcttgaaaaatgCCGCTTTCTACCGCCCATTAACAATGGCAAAAgccatttaaattaaaaaaaaacgaaattATTAAACTAACCTCTAGGAAAAAAAACCGTTTCGCTGCACATATACGAGGGAAACTAACTACGAGAGGAGGAAGAAGCCTCCAGTGGTGCATTTGAAAGTTTGATATTAAGTTCAAAAATAATTTGAGTAGCGCAGTCAATCTTTCGAGTTAAAGCGTTGTTATCTCAGTCTCGAGTAACAATCTTGATCTCAAACTTGacagttttatttattttctaatttttaaaaatatattttttataaatttcaagtgcttttttaaattaatattaatatttagtaATCAGACTCAAGCTTAAGCAACATTTTTCGTTTGTCAGTCTAGTTCAAGTAACGCCTTGAGTAGGGTGTTACTCTAGCTCAACTACACCCATTTCCTAGAGTTTTTTTATCTCGTAGGATTCTTTGTTCGGGAAAGCCATAACTATACTAGATGTCTAGATCTGGATGAACTAATCAATGAACTGGAAGTCCTTTACCATCAACTTTTTTTTTCCAGAAATGTCTAAAGTGATTCACCCATCGATCTGTATCTTCAGCTCAGGACTTGAATTTTGATTTCATTTTTCTTATTGGCAAACGGTCTGTGGAGTGCCTGACACGCGTCAAGTGCTTTGCCAATGGAGAAATTGTCAGCAAATTCCCCCTCCAGCCAAATATTCTCTCCTTTTCCGTCTTCCAAATAGAACAGTTAAAAATCCCCCATCTTAAAATGTTCAATTTAAACAGTTTAATTCTTCACATTCTTTTTATGGTCAAATGAAAAATTGGCTCAACTCCTGTTGAACTACGAcatcaaataattatatttatgtgAAACCAATATATACCGAGAGGGAAACTGAATTCACTCAAGCAAATCGAATCAAGTACAAGTAGAAACCCTCAAAGTAAAAGCAATCTCTATCCTTGTGGAAAATTCTAATAGTTCCAAACTTCATGAGATTAGCGTATATATTTAAACAAATACAACATTGCTACAACAGATCAGGAATTCTAATAGTTCCAAACTTCTTGAGATTAGCGTATATATTTAAACAAATACAACATTCGCTACAACAGATCAGGAATTTGAGTAGTCAAATGAATTTATTGCCAAGTCACATGAATTTACGTATAAACGAGAAAATACCTGTGCTGTCGAGGAATTAAAATTCGCTGGACGCAGGCAATGGTACCAATTGGAAACCCTAGATGCAAATTGTGAATTATGTTGATTTtggcatttttatgattttttcttatttatttctgattggattattttaaataattaatgttATAAAAGGCGCGATTAGGTGCGGGTTGTCACTCACCATTCCTCTCGTCTAGAGACGGCTTAGTTGACGTTTAAGCggctcaaaatattttcataaaaaataatgaatatattttattataatttgttCAATATAAAGATGTTAAAACGGATCAATCTGATTCATTCCAACCCGTTACAACTCATATCAAACTGTTCATAAATTGATATGTTAGATAAGATTAGGTTTCttgttagacggtctcacgaatttttatctgtgagacatgtcaaccctatcgatattcacaaaaaaaattaatactcttagcataaaaattaatatttttacatGGATGACTCAagtaagagatctgtctcataaaatacgattcgtgagaccgtctcacacaaatttttgtcgaTTTTTATCGTTAGTAGATAAACATCAGTTCAACCCTAGCTACTCTGGGCTAAGGTTAAGCTGGTATCcacgaaaattttaaaaataaaaacaaaaaaaaatcgtaattttgaattttgaattttgataatGCATATATCATccattatataatatatttaactaAATAGTACAACGAGAAATCTAAAATGCATAAAGTTTCGAAGTacataaaattttacaaaatctAAAAAGTaaatgatataaatataaaattcttcaaAATCTATCAACCGTcattttttcatcttttcttaTTTCTTATGTTATTTTTCTTCGTCAACGATCTCCATGAAATTTGATCGTTCACAAGAAAAAGTTGGTTTAGTACTTATATCGTCTTTTATATCttcatttaaaatacacaaatataaagatagttaaaaattaaaattgcatTGGTTCAGtggatttaaaatttatgttAGATATACTTTGATATAGataatgaataaatttttatttttttaatataacgACGGACCAACCAAAGTCAATACGTCTCTAACATGTAACTCAAACGATTTAACCTATTTTGACTCATTTCCAAATTGGTTGTTAAAAGCTCAATCCAACCCACATTTTTTATTACGATGAATTAGATCGGTCCGACGAACATAACTCGTTTTGACATATctagttaaaaaaaaatcgattagTTACAATAcgcaaaaaaaattataaagaaaTCGAATGGACCATGGAGTATAACTTTCTAAAAACTTGCTTTAAATATATGGAATAAAATTAACTGTGAATTTTTAACTTTTACAAGGATACAAGGTATCAAATCTAACCCGTATCattttctaaaaacaaataaaatgagTGGTTCTTATTATATTCTTAACCTGATGTACGTGCATTTTGCTAAAAGTAAGAGAACTTAATCAAGATTTCTTGAAATGTATTAATCTAAACTTATTTCCATTTTTGGTGGGCTATTTTACGATGAAACGAACCTTTGTAGTTCGTCAGAATGTGCCTAAAACTGTAATTTGGATTCCAAAACTCAATGGATGATATAATTTTTATCAGATACATAAATCCTGCCATTATTTCATTAAGTgttgtttttttatatttatttaatttaatatatacacGAACACGAGGCATcttgaaagaaagaaatggaaaaataacataaattcTAAAAACACGATTCGAAACATTCAAATTTTTCGTTACACACGGAgtaaataattttcctgatcaGCTGATTAAATATTTGGCCTCAAATGACTTCATGAATCTGAAACCTTTGTTTGGTTTCTATATATTCTTTATCATGTTTTCCTTGATGATCCTTCTCATTATCTTCCCCGAAGGCGATTTCGGGATAGAGTCCACAAACTGAAGCACCCTCACTCGTTTGTAGCCGGCCACATTGGATGAAACGTAGTTCATTATATCCTCTTCACTTTCTTTTGCTTTCGAGTTTAATACGACAGATGCAGCTGGTATCTCTCCGGATTCTTCGTCAGGTAACCTGAATCAGAATCATTTTGTAATGGTCAATGTATCCGTTTCTAGACAGTAATTTAAAGATTCTGATGATATTACCCCACTACAGCAGCATCTTCAACTGAAGGGTGTGTTAGAAGGATGGCCTCTAATTCAGCTGGAGCAACCTGCCAAGTCATTTGCAAAAAAGCGTTGGTCAGaagattttcatgtttttcaatGCTGCCAGCCTAGCCTGCCTTTGAAATTTTTTGTTGAGAAGTGTGGTATATTTTCGCCGAGCTCATAATTGGCACAATGATCCGAACATGACGTTTGACTGacactatttaaaatattacaGTTATACCTGGAAACCTTTGtatttgaccaattctttgatTCGATCCACAAGGAAAACGTCCCCATCGTCGTCGATGTAGCCTATATCTCCAGTATGAAGCCACCCGTCTTTGTCAATGGTGAGAGTGGTTTCATATTCATTCTTGTAGTATCCTGAAATTATTTTTCCATATATTGTCAAGTTACAGTACAAGAAACTATAAAAGTTATGTATTATCGGTCCTTTTGATTGGTTAGTTCACCTTTCATTACGCACTGGCTTCGCACACAGATTTCTCCAGGTGTGTTCTTGGGAAGTGAGTGACCTGTTTCGGGATCGATGAATTTCACTTCCAAATTTGGAAGAATGAATCCTACTGAATTCCTCTTtgcaattccatgtcccttgtTTGGATCCCCATGAGTCAGTGTAATGCAGCTATGCTCCGTCATTCCATATGCCTAAAATCATATATAACAGACAAATAATTAAGATTTCTGGGATTTTGATGACAGATTTTGGGATTGTACTTTACCTCTTGGACTTCAACACCAGGAAACTTCTTTTCAAATTCTTTAAGAATTTCTGGAGCGAGAGGAGCTGCAGCAGTCATGATGGACCTAAGCCTGAGTTTACTAAGATCAAATTCATCCACGATAGGGTTCTTGACCAATCCCAGAATAATGGGTGGGACAATAGGTGCAAACGTGACCTCTTGTGTGATCAGTGCATTAAGAAATGTCCGGAGCTCGTACCGACGCATCAATACAACTTTCCCTTTGTTCCTTATGGTGGCACAGCAAATTCCAGTTAGGCCATATATGTGAAAAAATGGTATTAGGCCTAGTATGGTGATCTGACCAATTAGTTCAGGGCCAACGCTGAATAGGGATGAGCAGAGGTTAGCCACCAGGTTTCGGTGTGTTAACATCACACCCTTTGACAATCCAGTGGTGCCTGATAATAAGAACAGAAACAGGATCATTTTTATATGATGGAAAGATCTCAATTTTGGTTTGAACTATGTTTGACCAGTGATCAACCCAAGTTTAAGGCTCTTGAGAAACTTATTACCTGATGAGAATGGAAGGGCACATAGATCAGTCTGTTCCACTTTTTCATTAATAGCATCAGTATTAGCCTTGTCTGCTGCCTCAAGCAGTTCATCCCAGTATATAGTTCCATCCACACGGTCTTCGCCTTGTATTATAATGGGCAATCCCAAATCCTTTACCTTTGTGTACAAAAATTCAGATGGCAAATTGATCAGTATACATATGATGATCCaacataaaatcaattttaatggTGTCAGACCTTGTGATAGGTTAATCCATCTGTTACAATAAGCTTTGCATCAGCAGCCTCGACTTGCTTCTGTATTTCTGATGCGTGAGCACTGGGGTTCGCACCAGAAAAAACTCCCCCTGCAGCCATGATTCCAAGTGCAATGATAGCATACTCTGCCACATTGGGGAGGAGCACCACCACGACTCTGCCTTTCCTCAGCCCGAGTGACCTAACAGCCTTGGAGAATCTCTTGATATCTCTGCTCACTTCCCTGTAAGTGTAGCCTTTCCCAGTAACTGCATCCACAACTGCCATCTTGTCC
The sequence above is a segment of the Primulina tabacum isolate GXHZ01 chromosome 6, ASM2559414v2, whole genome shotgun sequence genome. Coding sequences within it:
- the LOC142548283 gene encoding 4-coumarate--CoA ligase-like 1, whose amino-acid sequence is MGTDAKNLAEDEIIFRSKCQPVSVPDDITLPEFVLSNMDLYLDKMAVVDAVTGKGYTYREVSRDIKRFSKAVRSLGLRKGRVVVVLLPNVAEYAIIALGIMAAGGVFSGANPSAHASEIQKQVEAADAKLIVTDGLTYHKVKDLGLPIIIQGEDRVDGTIYWDELLEAADKANTDAINEKVEQTDLCALPFSSGTTGLSKGVMLTHRNLVANLCSSLFSVGPELIGQITILGLIPFFHIYGLTGICCATIRNKGKVVLMRRYELRTFLNALITQEVTFAPIVPPIILGLVKNPIVDEFDLSKLRLRSIMTAAAPLAPEILKEFEKKFPGVEVQEAYGMTEHSCITLTHGDPNKGHGIAKRNSVGFILPNLEVKFIDPETGHSLPKNTPGEICVRSQCVMKGYYKNEYETTLTIDKDGWLHTGDIGYIDDDGDVFLVDRIKELVKYKGFQVAPAELEAILLTHPSVEDAAVVGLPDEESGEIPAASVVLNSKAKESEEDIMNYVSSNVAGYKRVRVLQFVDSIPKSPSGKIMRRIIKENMIKNI